One window of the Polypterus senegalus isolate Bchr_013 chromosome 18, ASM1683550v1, whole genome shotgun sequence genome contains the following:
- the slc25a47b gene encoding solute carrier family 25 member 47-B isoform X1: protein MYLADFIAGSAGGALGVAVGYPLDTVKVRIQTQRSYKGVWHCIKSTYKTEKIGGFFKGMSMPVTTVSITSSVAFGTYRNCLQWIQQFRYGSTEVSPSKLDFFLSGLAAGAAQVMVMSPADIVKVRLQTQTQPYRSSNAAGIPKAKYRGPLHCMMTIAKEEGFFGLYKGASALILRDCPSFATYFLTYAVFCKLLTPTGQNHPEWAGVLVAGGCAGMCAWSLSTPMDVIKSRMQTDGITKKRYRGVIHCITDSVKNEGIKVFFKGLGLNCLRAFPVNMVVFATYELLLKILR from the exons gggCTCTTGGTGTGGCCGTGGGCTACCCTCTTGACACAGTCAAG gTTAGAATACAAACCCAGAGATCATATAAAGGTGTATGGCACTGCATTAAAAGCACCTACAAGACTGAGAAG ATTGGTGGCTTCTTTAAAGGGATGTCAATGCCTGTCACTACTGTCTCCATCACCTCATCAGTTGCATTTGGCACTTACAGAAATTGTCTTCAGTGGATCCAGCAGTTTCGGTATGGAAGCACTGAGGTCAGCCCATCAAAACTGGATTTTTTCCTGTCTGGTTTGGCAGCTGGAGCCGCTCAG gtcATGGTTATGTCACCTGCAGACATAGTGAAAGTGCGGCTCCAGACTCAAACTCAGCCATATCGCTCAAGTAATGCTGCAGGAATACCAAAAGCAAAATACAGAGGCCCTCTGCACTGCATGATGACAATTGCCAAGGAGGAAGGATTTTTCGGACTCTATAAGGGGGCCTCTGCACTTATTCTGAGAGATTGTCCTTCATTTGCAACATATTTTCTGACTTATGCTGTATTTTGTAAATTGTTGACTCCGACTGGCCAGAATCATCCAG AATGGGCTGGAGTACTGGTGGCAGGGGGCTGTGCCGGTATGTGTGCGTGGTCATTATCCACTCCCATGGATGTAATCAAGTCTCGGATGCAGACTGATGGCATTACAAAGAAGCGATACAGAGGTGTGATCCACTGCATCACAGACAGTGTTAAGAATGAGGGAATTAAAGTGTTCTTTAAAGGCCTCGGCTTGAACTGCCTTCGCGCCTTCCCGGTCAACATGGTGGTATTTGCAACTTATGAACTACTGTTGAAGATCCTGAGGTAG
- the slc25a47b gene encoding solute carrier family 25 member 47-B isoform X2 translates to MELVSGALGVAVGYPLDTVKVRIQTQRSYKGVWHCIKSTYKTEKIGGFFKGMSMPVTTVSITSSVAFGTYRNCLQWIQQFRYGSTEVSPSKLDFFLSGLAAGAAQVMVMSPADIVKVRLQTQTQPYRSSNAAGIPKAKYRGPLHCMMTIAKEEGFFGLYKGASALILRDCPSFATYFLTYAVFCKLLTPTGQNHPEWAGVLVAGGCAGMCAWSLSTPMDVIKSRMQTDGITKKRYRGVIHCITDSVKNEGIKVFFKGLGLNCLRAFPVNMVVFATYELLLKILR, encoded by the exons gggCTCTTGGTGTGGCCGTGGGCTACCCTCTTGACACAGTCAAG gTTAGAATACAAACCCAGAGATCATATAAAGGTGTATGGCACTGCATTAAAAGCACCTACAAGACTGAGAAG ATTGGTGGCTTCTTTAAAGGGATGTCAATGCCTGTCACTACTGTCTCCATCACCTCATCAGTTGCATTTGGCACTTACAGAAATTGTCTTCAGTGGATCCAGCAGTTTCGGTATGGAAGCACTGAGGTCAGCCCATCAAAACTGGATTTTTTCCTGTCTGGTTTGGCAGCTGGAGCCGCTCAG gtcATGGTTATGTCACCTGCAGACATAGTGAAAGTGCGGCTCCAGACTCAAACTCAGCCATATCGCTCAAGTAATGCTGCAGGAATACCAAAAGCAAAATACAGAGGCCCTCTGCACTGCATGATGACAATTGCCAAGGAGGAAGGATTTTTCGGACTCTATAAGGGGGCCTCTGCACTTATTCTGAGAGATTGTCCTTCATTTGCAACATATTTTCTGACTTATGCTGTATTTTGTAAATTGTTGACTCCGACTGGCCAGAATCATCCAG AATGGGCTGGAGTACTGGTGGCAGGGGGCTGTGCCGGTATGTGTGCGTGGTCATTATCCACTCCCATGGATGTAATCAAGTCTCGGATGCAGACTGATGGCATTACAAAGAAGCGATACAGAGGTGTGATCCACTGCATCACAGACAGTGTTAAGAATGAGGGAATTAAAGTGTTCTTTAAAGGCCTCGGCTTGAACTGCCTTCGCGCCTTCCCGGTCAACATGGTGGTATTTGCAACTTATGAACTACTGTTGAAGATCCTGAGGTAG
- the slc25a47b gene encoding solute carrier family 25 member 47-B isoform X3, giving the protein MSMPVTTVSITSSVAFGTYRNCLQWIQQFRYGSTEVSPSKLDFFLSGLAAGAAQVMVMSPADIVKVRLQTQTQPYRSSNAAGIPKAKYRGPLHCMMTIAKEEGFFGLYKGASALILRDCPSFATYFLTYAVFCKLLTPTGQNHPEWAGVLVAGGCAGMCAWSLSTPMDVIKSRMQTDGITKKRYRGVIHCITDSVKNEGIKVFFKGLGLNCLRAFPVNMVVFATYELLLKILR; this is encoded by the exons ATGTCAATGCCTGTCACTACTGTCTCCATCACCTCATCAGTTGCATTTGGCACTTACAGAAATTGTCTTCAGTGGATCCAGCAGTTTCGGTATGGAAGCACTGAGGTCAGCCCATCAAAACTGGATTTTTTCCTGTCTGGTTTGGCAGCTGGAGCCGCTCAG gtcATGGTTATGTCACCTGCAGACATAGTGAAAGTGCGGCTCCAGACTCAAACTCAGCCATATCGCTCAAGTAATGCTGCAGGAATACCAAAAGCAAAATACAGAGGCCCTCTGCACTGCATGATGACAATTGCCAAGGAGGAAGGATTTTTCGGACTCTATAAGGGGGCCTCTGCACTTATTCTGAGAGATTGTCCTTCATTTGCAACATATTTTCTGACTTATGCTGTATTTTGTAAATTGTTGACTCCGACTGGCCAGAATCATCCAG AATGGGCTGGAGTACTGGTGGCAGGGGGCTGTGCCGGTATGTGTGCGTGGTCATTATCCACTCCCATGGATGTAATCAAGTCTCGGATGCAGACTGATGGCATTACAAAGAAGCGATACAGAGGTGTGATCCACTGCATCACAGACAGTGTTAAGAATGAGGGAATTAAAGTGTTCTTTAAAGGCCTCGGCTTGAACTGCCTTCGCGCCTTCCCGGTCAACATGGTGGTATTTGCAACTTATGAACTACTGTTGAAGATCCTGAGGTAG